A DNA window from Arachis hypogaea cultivar Tifrunner chromosome 18, arahy.Tifrunner.gnm2.J5K5, whole genome shotgun sequence contains the following coding sequences:
- the LOC112771318 gene encoding putative pentatricopeptide repeat-containing protein At3g23330, whose protein sequence is MSCAREAKKLHARIVKTKGSWHSDNSSILSLYTNLNLFHDSILLFRSLRSPPPLAWSSIIKCYTFHGFFHHSFSSFSQMRALGIRPNRHVFPSLLKACALLKDFYLGQSLHACILRLGFDFDLYTANALMNMYSKFHGLGGCAGKVLDGLSERGRANCSTMAVVTMNIDNVRKVFDRMPVRDVVSWSTVIAGNAQNGMYEEALALVREMAGAHLKPDAYTLSSILPIFAEHADLIKGKEIHGYAIRNGLDADVFIGSSLIDMYAKCTRVEYSLRSFYLLPKRDAISWNSIIAGSVQNGKFDQGLMFFRQMLKDKVKPMHVSFSSVIPACAHLTALSLGKQIHGYIIRIGFDDNKFIASSLMDMYAKCGNIKMARYIFDKIEANDMVSWTAIIMGCAMHGHALDAVSFFQQMLMDGVEPNYVAFMAVLTACSHAGLVDEAWKYFYSMEQEFGITPGLEHYAAVADLLGRAGRLEEAYDFICKMRVQPTGSVWSTLLAACRAHKNVELAEKVLDKIILVDPENIGAYILMSNIYSSAQRWKDASKLRTYMRKKGLKKTPACSWIEVGNKVHTFTAGDKSHPYYDKINEALYVLLKQMEKEGYVLDTSEALHDVDEEHKRDLLLTHSERLAIAFGIISTPAGTTIRVIKNIRVCVDCHTAIKFIAKIVSREIIVRDNSRFHHFKNGSCSCGDYW, encoded by the coding sequence ATGAGTTGCGCGCGCGAGGCCAAAAAACTCCATGCCCGCATTGTGAAGACCAAAGGATCTTGGCACTCAGACAACTCCTCCATTCTCTCACTCTACACCAACCTCAACCTCTTCCATGATTCAATCCTCCTCTTCCGTTCCCTTCGTTCCCCTCCTCCTCTTGCTTGGAGCTCCATCATCAAGTGCTACACTTTCCATGGCTTCTTCCACCATTCCTTCTCTTCCTTTAGTCAAATGAGGGCACTTGGCATTCGCCCTAACCGCCACGTCTTCCCTTCTCTCCTTAAAGCCTGCGCCCTCTTGAAGGACTTCTACCTCGGCCAATCTCTTCATGCCTGCATCCTTCGCCTCGGCTTCGATTTTGATTTGTACACAGCCAATGCCTTGATGAATATGTactctaagtttcatggcttgggGGGCTGTGCAGGTAAGGTGCTTGATGGATTGTCTGAGAGAGGCAGAGCCAACTGCAGCACCATGGCTGTTGTCACTATGAACATAGATAATGTCAGAAAGGTATTTGATAGAATGCCGGTGAGGGATGTTGTTTCTTGGAGCACTGTCATTGCTGGAAATGCTCAAAATGGCATGTATGAGGAAGCGTTGGCCTTGGTCAGGGAGATGGCTGGAGCCCACTTGAAGCCTGATGCCTATACTTTGTCAAGCATTCTCCCTatctttgcagagcatgctgATCTTATTAAAGGAAAGGAGATTCATGGATATgctatcagaaatgggttggatgcGGATGTTTTCATTGGAAGCAGCTTAATTGACATGTACGCAAAATGTACTCGCGTCGAATACTCGCTTCGTTCCTTCTACCTCTTGCCCAAGAGAGATGCTATTTCCTGGAACTCTATCATTGCAGGCTCTGTGCAGAATGGTAAATTCGATCAGGGGCTCATGTTCTTCCGCCAAATGTTGAAGGACAAAGTCAAACCCATGCATGTTTCCTTCTCCAGTGTAATACCGGCTTGTGCTCACTTGACTGCCCTCAGTTTGGGGAAACAGATCCATGGATATATAATTAGAATTGGATTTGATGATAATAAATTTATAGCGAGCTCTCTGATGGATATGTATGCCAAATGTGGCAACATCAAGATGGCTagatatatttttgacaaaatagAGGCGAATGACATGGTATCATGGACCGCCATCATTATGGGATGCGCTATGCATGGCCATGCTCTTGATGCAGTTTCCTTCTTTCAGCAGATGCTAATGGATGGAGTAGAGCCCAACTATGTGGCATTTATGGCTGTTCTAACGGCTTGCAGTCATGCAGGGTTGGTAGATGAAGCTTGGAAGTATTTCTACAGTATGGAACAGGAGTTTGGTATTACTCCTGGCCTGGAGCACTATGCTGCTGTTGCCGACTTGCTTGGCAGAGCTGGAAGATTGGAGGAAGCCTATGACTTTATCTGCAAAATGAGAGTTCAACCGACCGGAAGTGTATGGTCGACATTGTTGGCTGCTTGTAGGGCTCATAAGAATGTTGAATTAGCCGAGAAGGTTCTCGACAAGATAATTTTGGTCGATCCTGAAAACATAGGTGCTTATATTTTGATGTCAAACATCTATTCATCAGCTCAAAGATGGAAAGATGCTTCAAAGTTGAGAACCTACATGAGGAAAAAGGGCTTGAAGAAGACTCCAGCATGCAGCTGGATTGAAGTTGGAAACAAAGTCCATACTTTTACGGCTGGAGATAAATCACATCCATATTACGACAAAATAAACGAGGCATTGTATGTATTATTGAAGCAGATGGAAAAAGAAGGTTATGTTCTTGACACAAGTGAGGCACTTCATGATGTTGATGAGGAACACAAACGTGACTTGTTACTCACCCACAGTGAGAGGCTTGCTATAGCATTTGGCATCATTAGCACTCCTGCAGGTACAACTATCCGTGTAATAAAGAATATTCGGGTTTGTGTGGACTGCCATACAGCAATTAAGTTTATTGCAAAGATTGTTAGCAGGGAAATCATTGTCAGGGATAATAGCAGATTTCACCATTTTAAGAATGGATCTTGTTCATGTGGAGATTATTGGTAA